One segment of Bacteroides caecimuris DNA contains the following:
- the traN gene encoding conjugative transposon protein TraN: MRKVIIMFALAMGIATANAQENVTVGTDNGSVEQPTTEQPTLTKEVYPQKEADGDLYHGLTRKLGFDRMVPPHGLEVTYDKTVHVIFPSEVRYVDLGSPDLIAGKADGAENVIRVKATVRDFPNETNMSVITEDGNFYTFNVKYAAEPLLLNVEMCDFIHDGSAVNRPNNAQEIYLKELGSESPMLVRLIMKSIHRQNKREVKHIGCKRFGIQYLLKGIYTHNGLLYFHTEIKNQSNIPFDVDYITWKIVDKKVAKRTAVQEQIVLPLRAQNYATLVPGRKSERTVFTMAKFTIPDGKCLVVELNEKNGGRHQSFVIENEDLVRANTINELQVR; the protein is encoded by the coding sequence ATGAGAAAAGTAATCATCATGTTTGCCCTCGCTATGGGCATCGCTACTGCCAACGCGCAGGAGAACGTGACCGTTGGAACGGACAACGGCAGTGTAGAACAGCCGACGACAGAACAGCCGACCTTGACAAAGGAGGTCTATCCGCAGAAGGAGGCGGACGGCGACCTGTACCACGGGCTGACAAGAAAGCTGGGATTTGACCGCATGGTCCCCCCGCACGGTTTGGAAGTGACCTACGACAAGACCGTCCACGTCATTTTCCCCTCGGAAGTGCGCTATGTCGATTTAGGCTCGCCCGACCTGATTGCGGGCAAAGCCGACGGAGCCGAGAACGTCATCCGCGTGAAGGCTACCGTGAGGGACTTTCCGAACGAAACCAACATGTCCGTAATCACGGAAGACGGAAATTTTTACACCTTCAACGTGAAGTACGCCGCCGAACCGCTGCTGCTCAACGTGGAGATGTGCGATTTCATCCATGACGGCTCGGCGGTGAACCGCCCGAACAACGCGCAGGAAATCTATCTGAAGGAGCTGGGCAGCGAAAGCCCGATGCTGGTGCGCCTTATCATGAAGTCCATCCACAGGCAGAACAAGCGCGAGGTGAAGCACATCGGCTGCAAGCGTTTCGGCATCCAGTACCTGCTGAAAGGCATCTACACGCATAACGGGCTTCTGTATTTCCACACGGAAATCAAGAACCAGAGCAACATTCCTTTCGACGTGGACTACATAACGTGGAAAATCGTGGACAAGAAGGTAGCGAAGCGTACCGCCGTGCAGGAGCAGATCGTCCTGCCGCTCCGCGCGCAGAACTACGCCACGCTCGTGCCGGGCAGGAAGAGCGAGCGCACGGTCTTCACGATGGCAAAGTTCACCATCCCCGACGGCAAGTGCCTCGTGGTGGAGCTGAACGAGAAGAACGGCGGTCGCCACCAGTCCTTCGTGATTGAGAACGAGGACTTGGTACGAGCCAATACCATCAACGAACTTCAAGTGCGCTGA